Genomic window (Granulicella arctica):
TGCAGCTAACGTTGTTTCGCCTTCGAACGATTTTTCGAATCTGGCCCCCAGGCTCATCAGCTTCAGAGCTGGAGGACTCATAACCGGCTTTCTTGGATTGGCCATGATGCCGTGGAAGCTGATGAGCAGTTTCGGCAACTACATTTTCGGTTGGCTCATCAGCTACTCTGGTCTGCTGGGTCCTGTCGCCGGCATTATGATTGCAGATTACTTTTTCATACGGGGAAGGCGCCTCGATGTCGTTTCGCTTTACCATCGGGACGGACCTTACGAATATTCACGAGGGTTCAATCCGCGGGCGATAGCCGCTCTCGTAGCTGGCGTACTCACCGCTTTGTCAGGACTTGCCATCCCGCAACTTCGCTTTCTTTACGACTACGCGTGGTTTGTTGGCTTCTTCATTGCAGGAATTGGCTATCTCTTGCTCATGCTCCCATTTAGGTCTGTTGCAAGAATCATTTCATCCACATCGTTCGACAAGGTCAATCTATGAGTAACACTAGAGTTGAAGATGCACATCACTTAACAACTCAGCAAGTTGTCGAGCTGACACGGCAACATAACTACGGCACGTGGCGATTTCAAAAAGGCTGGATGCCGATGCACATCGTCGATGCGGATGGCTGCTACATTATTGATTCAGCAGGCAAACGATATCTCGACTTCTCTTCTCAGCTCATGTGTTCCAATCTTGGACACAAAAATCAGGTTGTCATCGATTCCATCACGAAGCAGGCAAAGGAATTGAGCTATGCAATGCCCAGTTATGCGACGACCGCGCGCGCTGAACTTTCACAACTTCTTGTAGAGGTATTACCGGCAGGACTAAATAAATTCTTCTTTACGACCTCCGGAACCGATGCTAACGAAGCTGCGTTTAAGATCGCACGCATGTACACGGGAAAATCGAAGATCATCTCGCGTTACCGCTCCTACCATGGGTCGACTTCTGGTTCGATTGCAGCAACAGGGGATCCGCGCCGATGGGCAATGGAACCCGCCGGCAAAGGTCCGGGAATACTATTTGGACCTGAGGCACATTGCTATAAGTGTCCAATCCGCCACACTTATCCCGGTTGCGGCATTGCGTGTGCTGACTACATTGAACACATGATTCGCAATGAATCCGATGTAGCGGCCGTTCTTGTAGAACCTATAGTTGGAACTAACGGCGTTATCGTCCCGCCGGATGAATACATGCCGAAACTGCGTCGCATCTGTGATGAAT
Coding sequences:
- a CDS encoding aminotransferase family protein, yielding MSNTRVEDAHHLTTQQVVELTRQHNYGTWRFQKGWMPMHIVDADGCYIIDSAGKRYLDFSSQLMCSNLGHKNQVVIDSITKQAKELSYAMPSYATTARAELSQLLVEVLPAGLNKFFFTTSGTDANEAAFKIARMYTGKSKIISRYRSYHGSTSGSIAATGDPRRWAMEPAGKGPGILFGPEAHCYKCPIRHTYPGCGIACADYIEHMIRNESDVAAVLVEPIVGTNGVIVPPDEYMPKLRRICDEYGVLLIADEVMTGWGRTGEWFAMNHWKVVPDILVTAKGITSAYVPLGLCATSEKIADYFQDHYFAHGHTYEAHPITLAPAVATIREIQRLDLIERARMLAPYIEAKLQALKEKHRSIGDVRGRGLFWAIDLVNNQMTKEPFNTYADKVSGKPLLVDQIAARILADGVTIQAWVSHFIIAPPLIITHEEIDFGVAALDRHLDLADAQVEVEV